One Gossypium raimondii isolate GPD5lz chromosome 3, ASM2569854v1, whole genome shotgun sequence genomic window carries:
- the LOC105794540 gene encoding pentatricopeptide repeat-containing protein At3g04130, mitochondrial: protein MMHPLQNCLRSTWFLVKPSILCSLFHASHESSSLALPVEASHYTGSGSGVVGRCDVDILVSKVHAGTSEDEVFQCLVNDGECNSIQLSHDLIDKLLRRFKDDWKSALGAFKWAASRPDYKHSHQAYDTMVDILGKMKQMDRMKDFLEEMRQGHLVTINTIAKVMRRLAGAGKWENAVRVFDELETFGLKKNTESMNLLLDTLCKERNVEEAREIFLLLKSHIAPDAYTFNIFIHGWCKINRVEEAQWTIQEMKGHGCHPSVISYSTIIQFYCCRYNFQKVYELLDEMVVQGCPPNVVTFTTVMCSLSKAERFEEVLQIASRMKATGCKPDMLFYNCLIHALGRAGQVEDAIKVFEVEMPKTGVSPNTSTYNCMIAMLCHHAQQQKALSLLQDMGNLKICKPEVQTYYPLLKSCFKTGKIDTLLSKLLNDIVNKHHLSLDSSAYSLLIHGLCRANRSEWAYNLFEEMIRKDITPNYRTCRLLLDEVKAKNMYDAAEKIEGSMKKL from the coding sequence ATGATGCACCCGTTACAGAACTGCCTTAGAAGTACTTGGTTCCTTGTTAAACCATCAATATTATGTTCCCTTTTCCATGCTTCCCATGAAAGTTCCAGTCTTGCTCTGCCAGTGGAAGCTTCTCACTACACTGGATCAGGTTCCGGAGTCGTAGGACGGTGTGACGTTGACATTCTCGTAAGTAAAGTTCATGCTGGGACCAGTGAGGATGAAGTCTTTCAGTGTCTCGTGAATGATGGAGAATGTAACTCCATACAGCTTTCCCATGATCTTATTGATAAGTTGCTGCGCCGGTTCAAGGATGACTGGAAATCTGCATTGGGTGCTTTTAAATGGGCAGCATCTCGCCCAGACTATAAGCACTCTCATCAGGCATATGATACGATGGTTGATATCCTTggtaaaatgaaacaaatggaTCGAATGAAGGACTTCTTGGAGGAAATGCGTCAAGGTCACCTTGTTACGATTAACACGATAGCCAAGGTTATGAGAAGGTTAGCTGGTGCAGGGAAATGGGAAAATGCTGTGAGGGTATTTGATGAATTGGAAACTTTCGGATTGAAGAAGAATACAGAGTCGATGAACTTGCTTCTTGACACCCTTTGCAAAGAGAGAAATGTGGAAGAGGCCCGTGAAATTTTCTTGCTGCTTAAGTCACACATCGCACCTGATGCTTacacatttaatattttcattcatgGTTGGTGCAAAATCAATCGAGTTGAAGAGGCACAATGGACAATTCAAGAGATGAAAGGACATGGTTGTCACCCTTCAGTCATTAGCTACTCAACTATCATCCAGTTCTATTGCTGTCGATACAACTTTCAAAAAGTTTATGAACTCCTTGATGAAATGGTTGTCCAAGGTTGTCCTCCCAATGTTGTTACTTTTACCACTGTCATGTGCTCACTATCAAAGGCAGAGAGGTTTGAGGAAGTTTTGCAAATTGCTTCAAGAATGAAAGCTACCGGCTGTAAACCTGATATGCTTTTTTACAACTGCTTGATCCATGCGCTGGGGCGAGCAGGCCAAGTTGAAGATGCTATTAAGGTTTTTGAGGTAGAGATGCCGAAGACAGGTGTTTCCCCCAATACATCGACGTATAATTGCATGATTGCCATGCTTTGTCATCATGCTCAACAACAGAAGGCCCTATCTCTTCTTCAGGACATGGggaatttgaaaatttgcaaGCCTGAAGTTCAGACATATTACCCCTTGCTTAAGTCATGCTTTAAAACTGGGAAGATAGATACCCTGTTGAGCAAACTATTGAATGATATTGTTAATAAGCATCATCTAAGTCTTGATAGTTCTGCCTACTCACTATTGATTCATGGTCTTTGTAGAGCAAATAGAAGTGAGTGGGCTTACAACTTGTTTGAAGAGATGATTAGAAAAGATATAACACCAAACTATCGGACATGTCGTTTACTTTTAGATGAAGTCAAAGCAAAGAATATGTACGATGCAGCTGAGAAAATTGAAGGTTCCATGAAGAAATTATGA
- the LOC105794541 gene encoding glyceraldehyde-3-phosphate dehydrogenase, cytosolic: MASDKKIKIGINGFGRIGRLVARVALQRNDVELVAVNDPFISTDYMTYMFKYDSVHGQWKHHDLKVKDSKTLLFGEKPVTVFGIRNPEEIPWAEAGAEFVVESTGVFTDKDKAAAHLKGGAKKVVISAPSKDAPMFVMGVNEKDYKPELDIVSNASCTTNCLAPLAKVIHDRFGIVEGLMTTVHAITATQKTVDGPSMKDWRGGRAASFNIIPSSTGAAKAVGKVLPALNGKLTGMSFRVPTIDVSVVDLTVRLEKSASYDEIKAAIKEESEGKLKGILGYVEEDLVSTDFVGDSRSSIFDAKAGIALNKNFVKLVSWYDNEWGYSSRVIDLIVHMASTKAC, encoded by the exons ATGg CTTCGGACAAGAAGATTAAGATCGGGATTAACG GATTTGGAAGAATCGGACGTTTGGTTGCCAGAGTTGCTCTTCAGAGGAACGATGTTGAACTCGTCGCCGTTAACGATCCCTTCATTTCCACCGATTACATG ACATACATGTTCAAATACGACAGCGTTCACGGTCAATGGAAGCACCATGATCTTAAGGTCAAAGACTCTAAAACCCTCCTCTTCGGCGAAAAACCCGTCACTGTTTTCGGAATCAG GAACCCTGAGGAGATTCCATGGGCTGAAGCCGGGGCTGAGTTCGTTGTTGAGTCAACTGGAGTGTTCACTGACAAAGACAAGGCTGCTGCTCACTTGAAG GGTGGTGCTAAGAAAGTTGTGATATCTGCCCCTAGCAAAGATGCACCCATGTTTGTAATGGGTGTAAACGAGAAAGACTACAAGCCAGAGCTTGACATTGTTTCCAATGCTAGCTGCACTACCAATTGTCTTGCTCCCCTTGCTAAGGTTATCCATGACCGATTTGGAATCGTTGAGGGTCTCATGACTACCGTTCATGCCATTACTG CAACACAAAAGACCGTCGATGGACCATCAATGAAGGACTGGAGAGGTGGTAGAGCCGCTTCCTTCAACATCATTCCTAGCAGCACCGGTGCTGCCAAG GCTGTTGGAAAGGTTCTTCCTGCCCTCAATGGCAAACTGACTGGAATGTCATTCCGAGTTCCTACCATCGATGTATCAGTCGTGGATCTCACCGTTAGGCTTGAGAAATCTGCATCTTATGATGAGATCAAAGCTGCTATCAA GGAAGAGTCTGAGGGCAAGCTTAAGGGCATTTTGGGTTACGTTGAGGAAGATCTTGTGTCCACTGACTTCGTTGGTGACAGCAG GTCGAGCATATTTGATGCCAAGGCTGGTATTGCTCTAAACAAGAACTTCGTGAAGCTTGTTTCCTGGTACGACAACGAATGGGGTTACAG TTCTCGTGTGATTGATTTGATCGTTCACATGGCATCCACCAAAGCATGTTGA